A window of the Lactuca sativa cultivar Salinas chromosome 5, Lsat_Salinas_v11, whole genome shotgun sequence genome harbors these coding sequences:
- the LOC111880392 gene encoding uncharacterized protein LOC111880392 isoform X5, which translates to MYTLKKTPGVCHLPMLILDIDATIEGVKEVFHVNPYLFLGFFEEGHFCCYISLGFSLTVPLFVIGRHATKGLLSIRVSGQIREFYKVYWCFKGKKDIISQVKGELHMDLGVVVKLMSNLLIKIIKFRKEGWSCDMSKWSMVLILFGSVGFIFKIFKIE; encoded by the exons ATGTACACTCTAAAGAAAACCCCAGGTGTATGTCATTTGCCAATGCTGATATTAGACATCGACGCTACAATTGAAGGAGTCAAGGAGGTGTTTCATGTGAATCCATATCTGTTCTTAG GTTTCTTTGAAGAGGGACATTTTTGCTGTTATATTTCTCTTGGATTTTCTTTGACCGTACCACTCTTCGTAATAGGAAGACACGCTACAAAAGGTCTACTCTCCAT CCGAGTATCTGGTCAAATCCGAGAGTTTTATAAAG TTTACTGGTGTTTCAAGGGAAAGAAAGACATAATCTCTCAAGTGAAGGGAGAATTGCATATGGATCTGGGTGTTGTTGTTAAGCTTATGTCAAATTTATTGATCAAAATCATTAAGTTTAGAAAAGAGG GCTGGAGTTGTGACATGAGTAAGTGGTCTATGGTCTTAATTCTATTTGGTTCAGTTGgcttcatttttaaaattttcaagattGAATAA
- the LOC111880382 gene encoding uncharacterized protein LOC111880382, with the protein MREYYCYKFQIRPNYNVILLRGRLLQQFVVDIYIKLETSRLDFYRKNQSKIRADLYQGVVDCVNAGEVRPTMIGQCVVLPASFIGGPRDMRRRFLDAMTLVQDDGKPDIFLTMTCNPNWPEIKNELLPWQTAQDRSELVSRVFRAKLEDLKKQLLNKHVLGVVGSYVYVIEFQKRGLPHAHFLLIMMPPYKLTNADHYDKIVCAEIPDPIRYPKMHELVISHMIHGPCGSLNSYCPCMNNEQKKSRFRYPRQFNETTLQGKDSYPVYRRRDNGIEVDILGNKMDNRWVVPYNPKLLMMFNCHMNVEVCSSITSVKYVFKYIYKGHDKQVINIDPDGQPVVINEIKRYQDARYVSPPEAIWRIFRFPLSQIYPCVMALQVHLPNQQLVRFSEDDTLPSVVEKERDNRSLLTAFFLKNKEDIRAREYKYRDFPKKFTWDPMSHR; encoded by the coding sequence ATGCGAGAGTACTACTGCTATAAGTTTCAAATTCGGCCAAATTATAATGTAATTTTGTTGAGAGGGAGATTGCTACAACAGTTTGTAGTAGATATCTACATCAAGCTTGAGACTTCACGTTTGgatttttatagaaaaaaccAGTCCAAAATAAGAGCAGATTTATACCAAGGTGTAGTGGATTGTGTTAATGCTGGTGAGGTTCGACCGACTATGATAGGGCAATGTGTCGTGTTGCCTGCAAGTTTCATCGGAGGACCCCGTGACATGCGGCGACGATTTCTTGACGCCATGACTTTAGTTCAAGATGACGGGAAGCCTGACATATTTCTTACAATGACATGCAATCCAAATTGGCCAGAAATAAAAAATGAGTTACTACCTTGGCAGACGGCCCAAGATCGATCAGAACTTGTGTCAAGAGTTTTTCGTGCTAAGTTAGAGGATCTTAAGAAACAACTCCTCAATAAGCATGTACTTGGTGTAGTGGGTTCGTACGTTTATGTCATTGAGTTTCAAAAGCGTGGTTTGCCGCATGCGCATTTCCTCTTGATAATGATGCCTCCATACAAGCTTACTAATGCAGACCATTACGACAAAATAGTATGTGCTGAAATTCCAGACCCAATAAGGTATCCTAAAATGCACGAATTGGTCATCTCACACATGATACATGGTCCTTGCGGTAGCTTAAACTCTTATTGTCCTTGTATGAATAATGAGCAAAAGAAATCTCGTTTTAGATACCCTCGACAATTCAATGAAACAACATTACAAGGAAAGGACTCATATCCTGTGTACCGAAGAAGAGATAATGGTATAGAGGTGGACATACTGGGCAATAAGATGGATAACAGATGGGTTGTCCCGTATAACCCAAAGTTGTTAATGATGTTTAACTGCCATATGAATGTTGAAGTCTGCTCGAGTATAACCTCTGTGAAATATGTGTTTAAGTATATTTACAAGGGCCATGACAAACAAGTTATCAATATTGATCCGGATGGACAACCAGTTGTTATCAATGAGATAAAACGGTATCAGGATGCACGATATGTCTCACCTCCTGAGGCAATATGGAGGATTTTTAGGTTCCCCCTTTCTCAGATATACCCTTGTGTGATGGCTTTGCAGGTGCATCTCCCAAATCAACAGTTAGTTAGGTTCAGTGAGGATGATACACTGCCTAGCGTTGTTGAAAAGGAGAGAGATAATAGATCATTGTTGACTgcgttttttctaaaaaataaagaAGATATTCGTGCAAGAGAATATAAATACAGAGATTTTCCTAAAAAGTTTACGTGGGATCCGATGTCACATCGTTAG
- the LOC111880392 gene encoding uncharacterized protein LOC111880392 isoform X9: protein MYTLKKTPGVCHLPMLILDIDATIEGVKEVFHVNPYLFLGFFEEGHFCCYISLGFSLTVPLFVIGRHATKGLLSIRVSGQIREFYKVYWCFKGKKDIISQVKGELHMDLGVVVKLMSNLLIKIIKFRKEGWSCDMSYANE, encoded by the exons ATGTACACTCTAAAGAAAACCCCAGGTGTATGTCATTTGCCAATGCTGATATTAGACATCGACGCTACAATTGAAGGAGTCAAGGAGGTGTTTCATGTGAATCCATATCTGTTCTTAG GTTTCTTTGAAGAGGGACATTTTTGCTGTTATATTTCTCTTGGATTTTCTTTGACCGTACCACTCTTCGTAATAGGAAGACACGCTACAAAAGGTCTACTCTCCAT CCGAGTATCTGGTCAAATCCGAGAGTTTTATAAAG TTTACTGGTGTTTCAAGGGAAAGAAAGACATAATCTCTCAAGTGAAGGGAGAATTGCATATGGATCTGGGTGTTGTTGTTAAGCTTATGTCAAATTTATTGATCAAAATCATTAAGTTTAGAAAAGAGG GCTGGAGTTGTGACATGA GTTATGCAAATGAGTAG
- the LOC111880392 gene encoding uncharacterized protein LOC111880392 isoform X7, which produces MYTLKKTPGVCHLPMLILDIDATIEGVKEVFHVNPYLFLGFFEEGHFCCYISLGFSLTVPLFVIGRHATKGLLSIRVSGQIREFYKVYWCFKGKKDIISQVKGELHMDLGVVVKLMSNLLIKIIKFRKEGWSCDMTGYANE; this is translated from the exons ATGTACACTCTAAAGAAAACCCCAGGTGTATGTCATTTGCCAATGCTGATATTAGACATCGACGCTACAATTGAAGGAGTCAAGGAGGTGTTTCATGTGAATCCATATCTGTTCTTAG GTTTCTTTGAAGAGGGACATTTTTGCTGTTATATTTCTCTTGGATTTTCTTTGACCGTACCACTCTTCGTAATAGGAAGACACGCTACAAAAGGTCTACTCTCCAT CCGAGTATCTGGTCAAATCCGAGAGTTTTATAAAG TTTACTGGTGTTTCAAGGGAAAGAAAGACATAATCTCTCAAGTGAAGGGAGAATTGCATATGGATCTGGGTGTTGTTGTTAAGCTTATGTCAAATTTATTGATCAAAATCATTAAGTTTAGAAAAGAGG GCTGGAGTTGTGACATGA CAGGTTATGCAAATGAGTAG
- the LOC111880392 gene encoding uncharacterized protein LOC111880392 isoform X3: MYTLKKTPGVCHLPMLILDIDATIEGVKEVFHVNPYLFLGFFEEGHFCCYISLGFSLTVPLFVIGRHATKGLLSIRVSGQIREFYKVYWCFKGKKDIISQVKGELHMDLGVVVKLMSNLLIKIIKFRKEGFRFQQVMQMSRKTNQPQFIRGTISKGKNKEKQK, translated from the exons ATGTACACTCTAAAGAAAACCCCAGGTGTATGTCATTTGCCAATGCTGATATTAGACATCGACGCTACAATTGAAGGAGTCAAGGAGGTGTTTCATGTGAATCCATATCTGTTCTTAG GTTTCTTTGAAGAGGGACATTTTTGCTGTTATATTTCTCTTGGATTTTCTTTGACCGTACCACTCTTCGTAATAGGAAGACACGCTACAAAAGGTCTACTCTCCAT CCGAGTATCTGGTCAAATCCGAGAGTTTTATAAAG TTTACTGGTGTTTCAAGGGAAAGAAAGACATAATCTCTCAAGTGAAGGGAGAATTGCATATGGATCTGGGTGTTGTTGTTAAGCTTATGTCAAATTTATTGATCAAAATCATTAAGTTTAGAAAAGAGG GCTTTCGCTTTCAGCAGGTTATGCAAATGAGTAGGAAGACAAATCAACCACAATTTATACGGGGAACAATCTCGAAGGGAAAAAACAAAGAGAAGCAAAAGTAA
- the LOC111880392 gene encoding uncharacterized protein LOC111880392 isoform X8, producing the protein MYTLKKTPGVCHLPMLILDIDATIEGVKEVFHVNPYLFLGFFEEGHFCCYISLGFSLTVPLFVIGRHATKGLLSIRVSGQIREFYKVYWCFKGKKDIISQVKGELHMDLGVVVKLMSNLLIKIIKFRKEGWSCDMSYLHF; encoded by the exons ATGTACACTCTAAAGAAAACCCCAGGTGTATGTCATTTGCCAATGCTGATATTAGACATCGACGCTACAATTGAAGGAGTCAAGGAGGTGTTTCATGTGAATCCATATCTGTTCTTAG GTTTCTTTGAAGAGGGACATTTTTGCTGTTATATTTCTCTTGGATTTTCTTTGACCGTACCACTCTTCGTAATAGGAAGACACGCTACAAAAGGTCTACTCTCCAT CCGAGTATCTGGTCAAATCCGAGAGTTTTATAAAG TTTACTGGTGTTTCAAGGGAAAGAAAGACATAATCTCTCAAGTGAAGGGAGAATTGCATATGGATCTGGGTGTTGTTGTTAAGCTTATGTCAAATTTATTGATCAAAATCATTAAGTTTAGAAAAGAGG GCTGGAGTTGTGACATGA GTTATTTACATTTTTAA
- the LOC111880392 gene encoding uncharacterized protein LOC111880392 isoform X2 — translation MYTLKKTPGVCHLPMLILDIDATIEGVKEVFHVNPYLFLGFFEEGHFCCYISLGFSLTVPLFVIGRHATKGLLSIRVSGQIREFYKGGKKDIISQVKGELHMDLGVVVKLMSNLLIKIIKFRKEGWSCDMSFRFQQVMQMSRKTNQPQFIRGTISKGKNKEKQK, via the exons ATGTACACTCTAAAGAAAACCCCAGGTGTATGTCATTTGCCAATGCTGATATTAGACATCGACGCTACAATTGAAGGAGTCAAGGAGGTGTTTCATGTGAATCCATATCTGTTCTTAG GTTTCTTTGAAGAGGGACATTTTTGCTGTTATATTTCTCTTGGATTTTCTTTGACCGTACCACTCTTCGTAATAGGAAGACACGCTACAAAAGGTCTACTCTCCAT CCGAGTATCTGGTCAAATCCGAGAGTTTTATAAAGGT GGAAAGAAAGACATAATCTCTCAAGTGAAGGGAGAATTGCATATGGATCTGGGTGTTGTTGTTAAGCTTATGTCAAATTTATTGATCAAAATCATTAAGTTTAGAAAAGAGG GCTGGAGTTGTGACATGA GCTTTCGCTTTCAGCAGGTTATGCAAATGAGTAGGAAGACAAATCAACCACAATTTATACGGGGAACAATCTCGAAGGGAAAAAACAAAGAGAAGCAAAAGTAA
- the LOC111880392 gene encoding uncharacterized protein LOC111880392 isoform X6, with protein sequence MYTLKKTPGVCHLPMLILDIDATIEGVKEVFHVNPYLFLGFFEEGHFCCYISLGFSLTVPLFVIGRHATKAEYLVKSESFIKGKKDIISQVKGELHMDLGVVVKLMSNLLIKIIKFRKEGFRFQQVMQMSRKTNQPQFIRGTISKGKNKEKQK encoded by the exons ATGTACACTCTAAAGAAAACCCCAGGTGTATGTCATTTGCCAATGCTGATATTAGACATCGACGCTACAATTGAAGGAGTCAAGGAGGTGTTTCATGTGAATCCATATCTGTTCTTAG GTTTCTTTGAAGAGGGACATTTTTGCTGTTATATTTCTCTTGGATTTTCTTTGACCGTACCACTCTTCGTAATAGGAAGACACGCTACAAAAG CCGAGTATCTGGTCAAATCCGAGAGTTTTATAAAG GGAAAGAAAGACATAATCTCTCAAGTGAAGGGAGAATTGCATATGGATCTGGGTGTTGTTGTTAAGCTTATGTCAAATTTATTGATCAAAATCATTAAGTTTAGAAAAGAGG GCTTTCGCTTTCAGCAGGTTATGCAAATGAGTAGGAAGACAAATCAACCACAATTTATACGGGGAACAATCTCGAAGGGAAAAAACAAAGAGAAGCAAAAGTAA
- the LOC128134212 gene encoding uncharacterized protein LOC128134212 has product MVFLQSMGDRIDDFDLPKINQNVDLEFGVFREVQEECSIVLKHEHLQARDSLNPEQKFAYDEIMRHVHNDIPGVFFIDGPGGTGKTFLYKALLANIRSCGHIALATASSGVAANNMPGGRTTHSHFKIPINLENNSVCKISRQSGTAQLLRTAKVIIWDEVSMAKRHALEAVDRTMKDITGVMLPFDGKIMVLGGDFRQVLSVVIGTRAQTVDSSIRMSPLWSSITKLWLTINMRALTDPWFSDFLLRVGDGVEETVHGNFIRIPDDMVIPFTKKEKSLHALIDAIFPSFEINRSEPDYIISRAILSTRNDSVDEINDYLIGRFHGEERIYYSFDEVVDDINNFYPVEFLNTLSVSGLPPHYLRLKVGCPIILLRNLDPSNGLCNGTRLICKSFQHNVIDAEIAVGQHAGKRVFLPRIPLSPSEDDTFPFKLKRKQFPIRLCFAMTINKAQGQTIPSVRIYLPESVFSHGQLYVALSRGISRATTKVLVKPDEQFNGSEVYTSNVVYKEVLHDK; this is encoded by the coding sequence ATGGTATTCCTACAATCTATGGGTGACCGCATTGATGATTTTGATCTTCCAAAAATAAATCAAAACGTCGATTTAGAATTTGGAGTTTTTCGTGAGGTACAAGAAGAATGCTCTATTGTTTTAAAACATGAACATTTACAAGCTCGAGATTCTCTCAATCCCGAACAAAAGTTTGCATATGATGAGATCATGCGGCATGTCCATAATGATATTCCTGGAGTGTTCTTCATAGATGGTCCTGGTGGAACAGGAAAAACATTTTTGTACAAAGCTTTACTTGCTAATATTCGTTCGTGTGGTCATATTGCACTCGCGACTGCTTCATCTGGTGTTGCGGCTAATAACATGCCCGGGGGAAGAACAACTCACTCTCACTTTAAGATTCCTATCAATCTTGAAAATAACTCAGTCTGTAAGATTTCAAGACAAAGTGGTACTGCACAACTACTTCGGACTGCAAAAGTAATCATTTGGGACGAAGTGTCGATGGCTAAAAGACATGCATTGGAGGCGGTTGACCGTACAATGAAAGATATCACTGGGGTGATGCTCCCATTTGATGGAAAGATAATGGTTTTGGGAGGTGATTTCAGACAAGTATTGTCGGTTGTCATTGGAACACGAGCACAGACTGTGGATTCTAGCATACGTATGTCACCTCTTTGGTCTTCGATTACCAAGTTGTGGTTAACTATAAATATGAGAGCACTAACCGATCCATGGTTCTCAGACTTTCTATTACGTGTCGGTGATGGAGTTGAAGAAACGGTGCACGGAAACTTTATTCGCATCCCTGATGATATGGTAATTCCCTTCACTAAAAAAGAAAAGTCATTGCATGCTTTGATTGATGCAATCTTTCCATCCTTTGAAATTAATAGATCTGAACCAGATTATATAATTTCGCGTGCAATATTATCCACAAGAAATGATAGTGTCGATGAGATTAATGATTATTTGATCGGCCGATTCCATGGAGAAGAGCGAATTTACTATAGTTTTGATGAAGTCGTGGACGATATAAATAACTTCTATCCTGTGGAATTCTTGAACACGCTCAGTGTTAGTGGTTTGCCCCCTCATTACTTAAGACTGAAAGTTGGATGCCCGATAATACTGTTACGGAATCTCGACCCATCAAATGGATTATGTAACGGCACCCGATTGATATGTAAAAGTTTTCAGCACAATGTCATTGATGCTGAAATAGCTGTTGGTCAACATGCTGGAAAGAGGGTATTTTTGCCAAGGATTCCTCTAAGTCCGTCTGAAGATGACACGTTCCCGTTCAAGCTGAAGAGAAAGCAATTTCCAATTCGATTATGTTTTGCAATGACAATAAATAAAGCTCAGGGACAAACAATTCCAAGTGTAAGAATTTATCTTCCAGAATCGGTTTTCTCACATGGCCAACTTTATGTGGCATTATCCAGAGGGATATCACGTGCCACTACAAAAGTATTGGTGAAACCCGATGAACAATTCAACGGCAGTGAAGTCTATACGTCAAATGTCGTGTATAAAGAAGTGTTGCATGATAAATAA
- the LOC111880392 gene encoding uncharacterized protein LOC111880392 isoform X12 produces MYTLKKTPGVCHLPMLILDIDATIEGVKEVFHVNPYLFLGFFEEGHFCCYISLGFSLTVPLFVIGRHATKGLLSIRVSGQIREFYKGWSCDMSFRFQQVMQMSRKTNQPQFIRGTISKGKNKEKQK; encoded by the exons ATGTACACTCTAAAGAAAACCCCAGGTGTATGTCATTTGCCAATGCTGATATTAGACATCGACGCTACAATTGAAGGAGTCAAGGAGGTGTTTCATGTGAATCCATATCTGTTCTTAG GTTTCTTTGAAGAGGGACATTTTTGCTGTTATATTTCTCTTGGATTTTCTTTGACCGTACCACTCTTCGTAATAGGAAGACACGCTACAAAAGGTCTACTCTCCAT CCGAGTATCTGGTCAAATCCGAGAGTTTTATAAAG GCTGGAGTTGTGACATGA GCTTTCGCTTTCAGCAGGTTATGCAAATGAGTAGGAAGACAAATCAACCACAATTTATACGGGGAACAATCTCGAAGGGAAAAAACAAAGAGAAGCAAAAGTAA
- the LOC111880392 gene encoding uncharacterized protein LOC111880392 isoform X10 codes for MYTLKKTPGVCHLPMLILDIDATIEGVKEVFHVNPYLFLGFFEEGHFCCYISLGFSLTVPLFVIGRHATKGLLSIRVSGQIREFYKVYWCFKGKKDIISQVKGELHMDLGVVVKLMSNLLIKIIKFRKEGYLHF; via the exons ATGTACACTCTAAAGAAAACCCCAGGTGTATGTCATTTGCCAATGCTGATATTAGACATCGACGCTACAATTGAAGGAGTCAAGGAGGTGTTTCATGTGAATCCATATCTGTTCTTAG GTTTCTTTGAAGAGGGACATTTTTGCTGTTATATTTCTCTTGGATTTTCTTTGACCGTACCACTCTTCGTAATAGGAAGACACGCTACAAAAGGTCTACTCTCCAT CCGAGTATCTGGTCAAATCCGAGAGTTTTATAAAG TTTACTGGTGTTTCAAGGGAAAGAAAGACATAATCTCTCAAGTGAAGGGAGAATTGCATATGGATCTGGGTGTTGTTGTTAAGCTTATGTCAAATTTATTGATCAAAATCATTAAGTTTAGAAAAGAGG GTTATTTACATTTTTAA
- the LOC111880392 gene encoding uncharacterized protein LOC111880392 isoform X4 — translation MYTLKKTPGVCHLPMLILDIDATIEGVKEVFHVNPYLFLGFFEEGHFCCYISLGFSLTVPLFVIGRHATKAEYLVKSESFIKGKKDIISQVKGELHMDLGVVVKLMSNLLIKIIKFRKEGWSCDMSFRFQQVMQMSRKTNQPQFIRGTISKGKNKEKQK, via the exons ATGTACACTCTAAAGAAAACCCCAGGTGTATGTCATTTGCCAATGCTGATATTAGACATCGACGCTACAATTGAAGGAGTCAAGGAGGTGTTTCATGTGAATCCATATCTGTTCTTAG GTTTCTTTGAAGAGGGACATTTTTGCTGTTATATTTCTCTTGGATTTTCTTTGACCGTACCACTCTTCGTAATAGGAAGACACGCTACAAAAG CCGAGTATCTGGTCAAATCCGAGAGTTTTATAAAG GGAAAGAAAGACATAATCTCTCAAGTGAAGGGAGAATTGCATATGGATCTGGGTGTTGTTGTTAAGCTTATGTCAAATTTATTGATCAAAATCATTAAGTTTAGAAAAGAGG GCTGGAGTTGTGACATGA GCTTTCGCTTTCAGCAGGTTATGCAAATGAGTAGGAAGACAAATCAACCACAATTTATACGGGGAACAATCTCGAAGGGAAAAAACAAAGAGAAGCAAAAGTAA
- the LOC111880392 gene encoding uncharacterized protein LOC111880392 isoform X1, which yields MYTLKKTPGVCHLPMLILDIDATIEGVKEVFHVNPYLFLGFFEEGHFCCYISLGFSLTVPLFVIGRHATKGLLSIRVSGQIREFYKVYWCFKGKKDIISQVKGELHMDLGVVVKLMSNLLIKIIKFRKEGWSCDMSFRFQQVMQMSRKTNQPQFIRGTISKGKNKEKQK from the exons ATGTACACTCTAAAGAAAACCCCAGGTGTATGTCATTTGCCAATGCTGATATTAGACATCGACGCTACAATTGAAGGAGTCAAGGAGGTGTTTCATGTGAATCCATATCTGTTCTTAG GTTTCTTTGAAGAGGGACATTTTTGCTGTTATATTTCTCTTGGATTTTCTTTGACCGTACCACTCTTCGTAATAGGAAGACACGCTACAAAAGGTCTACTCTCCAT CCGAGTATCTGGTCAAATCCGAGAGTTTTATAAAG TTTACTGGTGTTTCAAGGGAAAGAAAGACATAATCTCTCAAGTGAAGGGAGAATTGCATATGGATCTGGGTGTTGTTGTTAAGCTTATGTCAAATTTATTGATCAAAATCATTAAGTTTAGAAAAGAGG GCTGGAGTTGTGACATGA GCTTTCGCTTTCAGCAGGTTATGCAAATGAGTAGGAAGACAAATCAACCACAATTTATACGGGGAACAATCTCGAAGGGAAAAAACAAAGAGAAGCAAAAGTAA
- the LOC111880392 gene encoding uncharacterized protein LOC111880392 isoform X11 produces the protein MYTLKKTPGVCHLPMLILDIDATIEGVKEVFHVNPYLFLGFFEEGHFCCYISLGFSLTVPLFVIGRHATKGLLSIRVSGQIREFYKVYWCFKGKKDIISQVKGELHMDLGVVVKLMSNLLIKIIKFRKEGYANE, from the exons ATGTACACTCTAAAGAAAACCCCAGGTGTATGTCATTTGCCAATGCTGATATTAGACATCGACGCTACAATTGAAGGAGTCAAGGAGGTGTTTCATGTGAATCCATATCTGTTCTTAG GTTTCTTTGAAGAGGGACATTTTTGCTGTTATATTTCTCTTGGATTTTCTTTGACCGTACCACTCTTCGTAATAGGAAGACACGCTACAAAAGGTCTACTCTCCAT CCGAGTATCTGGTCAAATCCGAGAGTTTTATAAAG TTTACTGGTGTTTCAAGGGAAAGAAAGACATAATCTCTCAAGTGAAGGGAGAATTGCATATGGATCTGGGTGTTGTTGTTAAGCTTATGTCAAATTTATTGATCAAAATCATTAAGTTTAGAAAAGAGG GTTATGCAAATGAGTAG